In one window of Opitutus sp. GAS368 DNA:
- the kdpA gene encoding potassium-transporting ATPase subunit KdpA: MNNFNAWFQFALYVGALLLITKPLGLYLVQVLDARGKTWLDPVVRPIERLTYRVCGIDPENEQSWIGYTIAMLAFSLVGLLFTYFILRFQDHLPLNPQGLPGLSPNLAFNTAASFTTNTNWQNYTGESTMSYFSQMVALTIHNFTSAAVGLAIAAALVRGIARQTARTIGNFWTDTVRVTYYLLVPVCLVFALFLVSQGIIQNFKPYTVAKTFEPYTTQVQKTDEKGQPVTAPAPKLDDKGRPAAGPDGKPVMVDQPVMVDQKVDTQIIVQGPVASQIAIKMLGTNGGGYVNANAAHPFENPTPLSNFLQMLSIFAIPSALTWYLGRMVKNQRHGWAVWGAMFALFVAGALVCWPAEAAGNPIHQQLGVAAADGNMEGKEVRFGIFNSALFATITTDASCGAVNAMHDSFTPLGGLVPLFNIQTGEVIFGGVGAGLYGMLIFVILAVFIAGLMVGRTPEYLGKKIQAYDVKLVMLVLIVLSATILGGTAWASVTDWGQAGLNNAGPHGFSEILYLYSSSVGNNGSAFAGLTGNPANGDWHYNVTGAFAMLIGRFLMIVPILALAGSLAGKKLVPASAGTFKVEGATFIILLIGTVVLVGALTFLPALAMGPVVEHYLMHAGTLF, from the coding sequence ATGAACAATTTCAACGCCTGGTTCCAATTTGCGCTGTATGTCGGCGCGCTGCTCCTGATCACGAAGCCCCTCGGGCTCTACCTCGTGCAGGTGCTCGATGCCCGCGGCAAGACCTGGCTCGACCCGGTCGTGCGTCCGATCGAGCGCCTGACCTACCGGGTCTGCGGGATTGATCCGGAAAACGAGCAAAGCTGGATCGGATACACAATCGCCATGCTGGCGTTCAGCCTCGTGGGCCTGCTGTTCACTTACTTCATCCTGCGCTTCCAGGATCACCTGCCGCTCAATCCGCAGGGCCTGCCGGGGCTGAGCCCGAATCTCGCGTTTAACACCGCGGCCAGCTTCACGACCAACACCAACTGGCAGAACTACACCGGCGAATCGACCATGTCGTATTTTTCGCAGATGGTCGCGCTGACGATCCACAACTTCACCTCGGCCGCCGTCGGCCTCGCCATCGCCGCCGCCCTCGTGCGCGGCATCGCGCGGCAGACCGCCCGCACCATCGGCAACTTCTGGACCGACACCGTCCGAGTGACCTACTACCTGCTCGTGCCGGTCTGCCTGGTGTTCGCGCTGTTCCTCGTCTCGCAGGGCATCATCCAGAATTTCAAGCCCTACACGGTCGCGAAGACCTTCGAGCCCTACACGACCCAGGTCCAGAAGACCGATGAGAAGGGCCAGCCCGTGACGGCGCCGGCGCCGAAGCTTGACGACAAGGGCCGGCCGGCCGCCGGCCCCGACGGCAAGCCCGTGATGGTGGACCAGCCGGTGATGGTGGACCAGAAGGTCGACACCCAGATCATCGTGCAGGGCCCGGTGGCCTCGCAGATCGCCATCAAGATGCTCGGCACGAACGGCGGCGGCTACGTCAACGCCAACGCCGCGCATCCGTTCGAGAACCCCACGCCGCTCTCCAACTTCCTCCAGATGCTCTCGATCTTCGCGATCCCGAGCGCGCTCACCTGGTATCTCGGCCGCATGGTGAAGAACCAGCGCCATGGCTGGGCCGTCTGGGGCGCGATGTTCGCGCTGTTCGTCGCCGGCGCGCTGGTCTGCTGGCCGGCCGAGGCCGCGGGCAATCCCATCCACCAGCAGCTCGGCGTCGCCGCCGCGGACGGCAACATGGAGGGCAAGGAGGTCCGCTTCGGCATCTTCAACTCCGCGCTCTTCGCCACCATCACGACCGACGCCTCGTGCGGCGCCGTCAACGCGATGCACGACTCCTTCACGCCGCTCGGCGGCCTCGTGCCGCTCTTCAACATCCAGACGGGCGAGGTCATCTTCGGCGGCGTGGGCGCCGGGCTCTATGGCATGCTGATCTTCGTGATCCTCGCCGTGTTCATCGCCGGCCTGATGGTCGGCCGCACGCCGGAATACCTCGGCAAGAAGATCCAGGCCTACGACGTGAAGCTCGTGATGCTGGTCCTGATTGTCCTCTCCGCGACGATTCTCGGCGGCACCGCGTGGGCCAGCGTCACCGACTGGGGCCAGGCGGGCCTCAACAACGCCGGGCCGCACGGCTTCAGCGAGATTCTCTACCTCTACAGTTCGAGCGTCGGCAACAACGGCTCCGCCTTCGCCGGCCTCACCGGCAACCCGGCGAACGGCGACTGGCACTACAACGTCACCGGCGCCTTCGCGATGCTCATCGGCCGTTTCCTGATGATCGTCCCGATCCTCGCGTTGGCCGGCAGCCTCGCGGGCAAGAAGCTCGTCCCCGCCAGCGCCGGCACCTTCAAGGTCGAGGGCGCCACCTTCATTATCCTGCTCATCGGCACCGTCGTGCTCGTCGGCGCGCTCACCTTCCTGCCCGCCCTCGCGATGGGCCCCGTGGTCGAGCACTACCTGATGCACGCCGGGACCTTGTTCTAA
- the kdpB gene encoding potassium-transporting ATPase subunit KdpB: MSTKAVSLFDRAILRQAVADSFKKLDPRTQLKNPVMFVTLIGALLTFEQLFTSKEPFGYVLQVALWLLFTVLFANFAEAVAEGRGKAQADSLKRARTQTFARRLRHGTEEKVAATDLRKGDLVVCETGDIIPADGDVIEGIASVDESAITGESAPVVRESGGDRCAVTGGTRVLSDRIVIRVTSEPGHTFIDRMIAMVEGASRQKTPNEIALTILLSALTIIFLLVIIALKPFGIYANVAFSITTLIALLVCLIPTTIGGLLSAIGIAGMDRLLQRNVLATSGRAVEAAGDIDVLLLDKTGTITLGNRQATEFLPATGIPAERLADAAQLASLADETPEGRSIVVLAKEKFNLRGRDIAAPHATFVPFAAQTRMSGVDFAAVTPNQVVRQIRKGAAANVKAWVEAQGGVYPAAVTETVDNISRSGGTPLVVAEGREVLGVIHLKDVVKGGIKERFAQLRAMGIRTVMITGDNPLTAAAIAAEAGVDDFLAQATPEMKLARIREEQAKGHLVAMTGDGTNDAPALAQADVGVAMNTGTQAAKEAGNMVDLDSNPTKLLEIVEIGKQMLITRGSLTTFSIANDVAKYFAIIPAMLVGVFPAIAPLNVMHLATPLSAILSAVIFNALVIIALIPLALRGVAYRPVGAAAMLRRNLLLYGVGGILIPFVGIKLIDVLITAAHLV, encoded by the coding sequence ATGAGCACCAAAGCCGTCTCCCTTTTCGACCGCGCCATCCTCCGCCAGGCCGTCGCCGATTCCTTCAAGAAGCTCGACCCGCGCACCCAGCTGAAGAACCCGGTGATGTTCGTCACCCTCATTGGCGCCCTGCTGACGTTCGAGCAGCTCTTCACCTCCAAGGAGCCGTTCGGCTACGTCCTGCAGGTCGCCCTCTGGCTGCTGTTCACCGTCCTGTTCGCCAACTTCGCCGAGGCCGTCGCCGAGGGCCGCGGCAAGGCCCAGGCCGACTCGCTCAAGCGCGCCCGCACGCAGACCTTCGCCCGCCGGCTGCGCCACGGCACGGAGGAAAAGGTTGCCGCCACCGACCTGCGCAAGGGCGACCTGGTCGTCTGCGAGACCGGCGACATCATTCCGGCCGACGGCGACGTCATCGAGGGCATCGCCTCGGTCGACGAATCCGCCATCACCGGCGAGTCCGCGCCCGTCGTCCGCGAGAGCGGCGGCGACCGTTGCGCCGTCACCGGCGGCACGCGCGTGCTGAGCGATCGCATCGTCATCCGTGTCACCTCGGAGCCCGGCCACACCTTCATCGACCGCATGATCGCCATGGTCGAGGGCGCCTCGCGGCAGAAGACCCCCAACGAGATCGCGCTCACGATCCTGCTGTCCGCGCTCACCATCATCTTCCTGCTGGTCATCATCGCGCTGAAACCCTTCGGCATCTATGCCAACGTCGCCTTCTCCATCACCACGCTCATCGCGCTGCTCGTCTGCCTCATTCCCACCACCATCGGCGGCCTGCTCAGCGCCATCGGCATCGCCGGCATGGACCGCCTCCTCCAGCGCAACGTTCTCGCCACCTCCGGCCGCGCCGTCGAGGCCGCCGGCGACATCGACGTGCTGCTGCTCGACAAGACCGGCACCATCACCCTGGGCAACCGCCAGGCGACCGAGTTCCTGCCGGCGACCGGCATCCCCGCCGAGCGCCTCGCCGACGCCGCGCAGCTCGCCTCTCTCGCCGACGAGACGCCCGAGGGCCGCAGCATCGTGGTGCTCGCCAAGGAGAAATTCAACCTGCGCGGCCGTGACATCGCGGCGCCACACGCCACGTTCGTCCCCTTCGCCGCGCAGACCCGCATGAGCGGGGTGGACTTCGCCGCGGTCACCCCGAATCAGGTCGTCCGCCAGATCCGCAAGGGCGCCGCGGCCAACGTCAAGGCCTGGGTCGAGGCCCAGGGCGGCGTCTACCCCGCCGCGGTCACCGAGACCGTAGACAACATCTCACGCAGCGGCGGCACCCCGCTGGTGGTGGCCGAGGGCCGCGAGGTGCTGGGCGTCATCCACCTGAAGGACGTGGTCAAGGGCGGCATCAAGGAGCGCTTCGCGCAGCTCCGCGCCATGGGCATCCGCACCGTCATGATCACCGGCGACAATCCCCTCACCGCCGCCGCCATCGCGGCCGAGGCCGGCGTGGACGACTTCCTCGCCCAGGCCACGCCCGAGATGAAACTCGCCCGCATCCGCGAGGAGCAGGCCAAGGGCCACCTCGTCGCCATGACCGGCGACGGCACCAACGACGCCCCCGCGCTGGCCCAGGCCGACGTCGGCGTCGCGATGAACACCGGCACCCAAGCCGCCAAGGAGGCGGGCAACATGGTCGACCTCGACAGCAACCCGACGAAGCTCCTTGAGATCGTCGAGATCGGCAAACAGATGCTCATCACGCGCGGTTCGCTCACGACCTTCAGCATCGCGAACGACGTCGCCAAGTATTTCGCCATCATCCCCGCGATGCTTGTCGGCGTGTTCCCCGCCATCGCCCCGCTCAACGTCATGCACCTCGCCACGCCGCTCAGCGCGATCCTGAGCGCCGTCATCTTCAACGCTCTCGTCATCATCGCGCTCATCCCGCTGGCGCTGCGCGGCGTGGCCTACCGGCCCGTCGGCGCGGCCGCCATGCTCCGCCGCAACCTGCTGCTCTACGGGGTCGGCGGCATCCTCATCCCCTTCGTCGGCATCAAGCTCATCGATGTCCTCATCACCGCGGCCCACCTTGTCTGA
- the kdpC gene encoding K(+)-transporting ATPase subunit C: protein MKTFLAEFKTSLLLTLVFAVLLCGAYPLAVWAGAQTLFPDQANGSLVTDKDGTVRGSRLLAQNFSSDKYFQPRPSAAGTGYDATNSSGTNLGPTSQKLADSIKAAVVAYRTANGLAADTAVPADAVTSSGSGLDPHISVANAQLQAARVAKARGLPPTQVQLLVQQNTQGRDWGVFGEPVVNVLQLNLALDHFAPAK from the coding sequence ATGAAAACCTTCCTCGCCGAATTCAAAACCTCGCTCCTCCTCACGCTGGTCTTCGCCGTGCTGCTGTGCGGCGCCTATCCGCTGGCCGTGTGGGCCGGTGCCCAGACCCTCTTCCCCGACCAGGCCAACGGCAGCCTCGTCACCGACAAGGACGGCACCGTGCGCGGCTCGCGGCTGCTCGCGCAGAATTTTTCCAGCGACAAATACTTCCAGCCGCGCCCGTCCGCCGCGGGCACCGGCTACGATGCGACGAACTCCTCGGGCACCAACCTCGGTCCGACGAGCCAGAAGCTCGCCGACTCCATCAAGGCCGCCGTCGTCGCCTACCGCACCGCCAACGGCCTTGCGGCCGACACCGCCGTGCCCGCCGACGCCGTCACCTCCTCCGGCAGCGGCCTCGATCCGCACATCAGCGTCGCCAACGCGCAGCTGCAGGCCGCCCGGGTCGCGAAGGCCCGCGGGCTTCCGCCCACGCAGGTGCAGCTGCTCGTGCAGCAAAACACCCAGGGTCGCGACTGGGGCGTCTTCGGTGAGCCCGTCGTCAACGTGCTCCAGCTCAATCTCGCCCTCGATCATTTTGCCCCGGCAAAATGA
- a CDS encoding sensor histidine kinase KdpD, translated as MLNVRPDPDALLASLHRDEARARRGRLKVFFGMCPGVGKTYAMLRAAQQERASGVEVAIGVVETHGRAETEAMLAGLTVIPRKQIDYRGTQLAEMDLEAVLARKPRLVLVDEFAHTNAPGSRHPKRYQDVVELLDTGLDVYTTLNVQHLESRADAVRQITGATVNETVPDSVFELADEIELLDLTPEALLERLREGKVYLGERAAAAQAGFFKDTHLTALRELALRFVAERVDRQLHHLRAGAAKQTVWRSGERLLVAVGPSPFSLQLVRWTRRMAAALGAPWVAVYIEPSVALSAEDQRLLDKNLALARELGAEIVVTHDDDIAAALVRTALQHNATQIVVGKPRARRFLDLVRGTLVDRLLRLGGNIDIYVVPAESARHRPLLTMNRGLRSAPREYAVAAGTVAVITLLGRLLAAETYLAVGLVYLLAIIMLSLRVGRGPVFAAGVLSALTWDFLFIPPQFTFAISKVEDATLFGTYFVVALVSGHLTSRIRAQAQNEQLREERATALFELTRALAEARTLDDAVFAALRQADELFGAKTALLLADEAGGAIPHFAGSFALDEKERGVAEWVFRNRRPAGRFTDTLPASAAFYLPLVREERAVGVLGIVVPPERTLTLAQRDLLEAFARQLALNVEGEHLRAAGEREKLLAESDKLHRVLLDSVSHELRTPLAVITGALENLAEATPELRAELIGEGRAAARRLNRLVGNLLDQTRLESGTLKPRLDWCDARDLVNAALDGVRDALAGHPLDVVLPDDMPPVRADFALMEQALANLLLNATRHTPEGTQVFLTAGIERSGTRAFFTVADRGPGFPLEMRERLFKKFERGDAAHAGGLGLGLSIVRGFVTAQGGDVMVGENPGGGAVFTIYLPHTPPSAVLHE; from the coding sequence ATGCTCAACGTCCGCCCCGATCCCGACGCCCTGCTCGCCTCGCTCCATCGCGATGAAGCCCGGGCCCGCCGCGGCCGGCTGAAGGTCTTTTTCGGCATGTGTCCCGGGGTCGGCAAGACCTACGCGATGCTCCGCGCCGCGCAGCAGGAACGCGCGTCCGGGGTGGAGGTTGCGATCGGGGTCGTCGAGACCCACGGGCGCGCGGAGACCGAGGCGATGCTCGCCGGCCTGACCGTCATCCCGCGCAAGCAGATCGACTACCGCGGCACCCAACTGGCCGAGATGGATCTCGAAGCCGTCCTCGCCCGGAAGCCGCGGCTCGTGCTGGTGGACGAGTTCGCCCACACCAACGCCCCCGGTTCCCGTCATCCGAAACGCTACCAGGACGTGGTCGAGCTGCTCGACACCGGCCTCGATGTCTACACCACGCTCAACGTGCAGCACCTGGAGAGCCGCGCCGATGCCGTCCGCCAGATCACCGGCGCGACCGTCAACGAGACCGTGCCCGACTCGGTGTTCGAGCTCGCCGACGAGATCGAGCTGCTGGACCTCACGCCCGAGGCGCTGCTCGAGCGGCTCCGCGAGGGCAAGGTCTATCTCGGCGAGCGGGCCGCGGCGGCGCAGGCCGGGTTTTTCAAGGACACCCACCTCACCGCCCTCCGCGAGCTGGCCTTGCGCTTCGTGGCCGAGCGCGTGGACCGGCAGCTGCACCACCTGCGCGCCGGGGCTGCCAAGCAGACCGTCTGGCGCAGCGGCGAACGGCTGCTGGTCGCGGTCGGGCCGAGCCCGTTCTCCCTCCAGCTGGTGCGCTGGACCCGGCGCATGGCGGCGGCCCTCGGCGCGCCGTGGGTCGCCGTCTACATCGAGCCCTCGGTCGCCCTGTCGGCGGAGGACCAGCGGCTGCTGGACAAGAACCTGGCCCTGGCCCGCGAACTCGGCGCCGAGATCGTGGTCACCCATGACGACGACATCGCCGCGGCCCTCGTGCGCACGGCGCTGCAGCACAACGCCACCCAGATCGTCGTCGGCAAGCCGCGCGCCCGGCGGTTCCTCGACCTCGTGCGCGGCACGCTGGTCGACCGGCTGCTCCGGCTCGGCGGCAACATCGACATCTACGTCGTCCCGGCCGAGTCCGCCCGCCACCGCCCGCTGCTGACCATGAACCGGGGCCTGCGCAGCGCGCCCCGGGAATACGCGGTGGCCGCCGGCACCGTCGCCGTCATCACGCTCCTCGGACGGTTGCTGGCCGCCGAGACCTACCTGGCCGTCGGCCTGGTCTACCTGCTGGCGATCATCATGCTCAGCCTGCGGGTCGGCCGCGGGCCGGTGTTCGCCGCGGGCGTCCTGAGCGCGCTGACCTGGGATTTCCTGTTCATCCCCCCGCAATTCACCTTCGCCATCAGCAAGGTGGAGGACGCGACGCTGTTCGGCACCTACTTCGTGGTCGCGCTCGTCTCCGGCCACCTCACCTCGCGCATCCGCGCCCAGGCGCAGAACGAGCAGCTGCGCGAGGAGCGGGCCACGGCGCTGTTCGAGCTGACGCGCGCCCTGGCCGAGGCCCGGACGCTGGATGACGCCGTGTTCGCCGCGCTGCGCCAGGCGGATGAACTCTTCGGGGCCAAGACCGCCCTGCTGCTCGCCGACGAGGCCGGCGGCGCCATCCCGCATTTCGCCGGCTCGTTCGCGCTCGACGAGAAGGAACGCGGCGTGGCCGAATGGGTTTTCCGGAACCGCCGCCCTGCCGGACGCTTCACTGACACCCTGCCCGCCAGCGCGGCGTTCTACCTGCCGCTCGTGCGCGAGGAACGGGCCGTGGGCGTGCTGGGCATCGTCGTGCCGCCGGAGCGCACGCTGACCCTGGCGCAGCGCGACCTGCTGGAAGCCTTCGCCCGGCAGCTCGCGCTCAACGTCGAGGGCGAGCACCTGCGCGCGGCCGGCGAACGGGAAAAACTGTTGGCCGAGTCCGACAAGCTGCACCGCGTGCTGCTCGACAGCGTCTCGCACGAGCTGCGCACGCCGCTGGCCGTGATCACGGGCGCCTTGGAGAACCTGGCGGAGGCCACCCCGGAGCTGCGGGCGGAACTGATCGGCGAGGGCCGGGCCGCCGCCCGCCGCCTCAACCGGCTCGTCGGCAACCTGCTCGACCAGACCCGCCTCGAGAGCGGCACGCTGAAGCCGCGGCTCGACTGGTGCGACGCCCGGGACCTCGTGAACGCCGCCCTCGACGGCGTGCGCGACGCGCTGGCCGGCCACCCGCTCGACGTGGTGCTGCCCGACGACATGCCACCGGTGCGCGCCGATTTCGCGCTGATGGAACAGGCGCTCGCCAACCTCCTGCTCAACGCCACGCGCCACACCCCGGAAGGCACGCAGGTGTTCCTGACCGCCGGCATCGAGCGCAGCGGCACCCGGGCGTTTTTCACCGTGGCGGACCGCGGGCCCGGCTTCCCGCTGGAGATGCGCGAGCGGCTGTTCAAGAAATTCGAGCGCGGCGACGCGGCGCACGCGGGCGGGCTCGGCCTGGGCCTGTCGATCGTGCGGGGCTTCGTGACCGCCCAGGGCGGCGATGTCATGGTCGGCGAAAATCCCGGCGGCGGCGCCGTGTTCACCATTTACCTGCCGCACACCCCGCCCAGTGCCGTGCTCCACGAATGA
- a CDS encoding amino acid permease: MAEKTTASMKPTLGLTGLTFNAMALIAPGAFLWLTYEEQALYGAPMAGAAMWFGFFLALLLCLATAISYAELSKLYPGTGSSYFYAEQAFISKKKAFKYARVIKFFTGWASHLYYWIYPGLMVGVTALLGGYLAAQFWPDTFSGNYNSPLLMILICIVFSLFVSWIAQRGVSGSTGVNIAMNVIQIIALMVFSIMALSYRMNHKEGATAIHLSNGTAINYQVDQANVTDDKGAPVPDTWADGSAKYQTDDKGAVINQTDASGKPVLDKDGKPVPLAAIKQQDRTVTDDDLNKDKNKDPDLLAALTAMGLASGDPYPLFDKDKDGKWVKDKDGHLTPTLFTISYTEKDGGISGTAGSATDPLTFNYHSSAVSVVAPHNFSWLFVQACIAVLCLVGFESVSSMAEEAKNPKRDVARAIILSLVIQGAVCYLIEYFCANYFLNNGYTMPAAGASSAPIGDMMKIVGTWAFGSAKAGTAFMLVQAFTVFLALIGTTLACLNTGARVTYAMGRDEEMGAHFGILHEKTLTPHRAIWTLGILSIFVGIVTVWLYLGSTTPAALDKHNFWYGFGIFSPETYAKLPNTLLIVTLISNFGTFLLYMTTCIVAMVAFKEHHSFSGFKHVVVPVFGVIANFTCMLFYLIGPLPVNGSSLVPGMSWKEPYIALGVVALWGVWGFVYLLRRSKAAGKAVLLSAPVQSQT; encoded by the coding sequence ATGGCTGAAAAAACTACCGCTTCGATGAAGCCTACCCTCGGGCTTACTGGCCTGACCTTCAACGCGATGGCGCTGATCGCTCCCGGTGCTTTCCTCTGGTTGACGTATGAAGAACAGGCCCTTTATGGCGCGCCGATGGCCGGCGCCGCCATGTGGTTCGGTTTCTTCCTCGCGCTGCTGCTGTGCCTGGCGACGGCCATCAGCTATGCCGAACTGTCCAAGCTGTATCCCGGCACCGGCTCTTCCTACTTTTACGCGGAACAGGCCTTCATCTCGAAAAAGAAGGCGTTCAAGTATGCGCGCGTCATCAAGTTCTTCACCGGCTGGGCGAGCCATCTGTATTACTGGATCTATCCCGGCCTCATGGTGGGGGTGACGGCGCTGCTGGGCGGTTATCTGGCCGCCCAGTTCTGGCCCGACACCTTCAGCGGCAACTACAACAGCCCCCTGCTGATGATTCTCATCTGCATCGTGTTCTCGCTGTTCGTGTCGTGGATCGCGCAACGCGGCGTGTCCGGCTCGACCGGCGTGAACATCGCCATGAACGTGATCCAGATCATCGCCCTCATGGTCTTCTCCATCATGGCGCTGAGCTACCGCATGAACCACAAGGAGGGGGCGACCGCCATCCACCTCTCCAACGGCACCGCCATCAACTACCAGGTGGACCAGGCCAATGTGACCGACGACAAGGGCGCACCTGTGCCCGACACCTGGGCCGACGGTTCGGCCAAATACCAGACCGACGACAAGGGCGCGGTGATCAACCAGACCGATGCCAGCGGCAAACCCGTGCTCGACAAGGATGGCAAGCCGGTGCCGCTCGCCGCCATCAAGCAGCAGGACCGCACCGTCACGGATGACGACCTGAACAAGGACAAGAACAAGGATCCCGACCTGTTGGCGGCGCTGACCGCCATGGGCCTGGCCAGCGGCGATCCCTATCCGCTTTTCGACAAGGACAAGGATGGCAAGTGGGTCAAGGACAAGGACGGCCACCTGACCCCCACCCTCTTCACGATCAGCTACACGGAGAAGGACGGCGGCATCAGCGGGACGGCCGGCAGCGCGACGGATCCGCTGACCTTCAACTATCACAGCTCGGCGGTCTCCGTCGTGGCGCCGCACAATTTCAGCTGGCTGTTCGTGCAGGCCTGCATCGCGGTGCTCTGCCTGGTCGGCTTCGAGTCCGTCTCCTCGATGGCCGAAGAGGCGAAGAACCCGAAGCGCGACGTGGCGCGGGCCATCATCCTGTCGCTCGTCATCCAGGGCGCGGTCTGCTACCTGATCGAATACTTCTGCGCGAATTACTTCCTGAACAACGGCTACACCATGCCGGCCGCCGGCGCCTCGAGCGCGCCGATCGGCGACATGATGAAGATCGTGGGCACCTGGGCCTTCGGCAGCGCGAAGGCCGGCACGGCCTTCATGCTGGTCCAGGCCTTCACCGTGTTCCTGGCGCTCATCGGCACCACGCTGGCCTGCCTCAACACCGGCGCCCGCGTCACCTACGCCATGGGCCGCGACGAGGAAATGGGCGCGCACTTCGGCATCCTGCACGAAAAGACCCTGACGCCCCACCGCGCCATCTGGACGCTGGGCATCCTTTCCATCTTCGTCGGCATCGTGACGGTCTGGCTGTATCTCGGCAGCACGACGCCCGCGGCGCTCGACAAGCATAACTTCTGGTACGGCTTCGGCATCTTCTCGCCCGAGACCTACGCCAAGCTGCCCAACACGCTGCTCATCGTCACCCTGATCAGCAATTTCGGCACCTTCCTGCTCTACATGACGACCTGCATCGTGGCGATGGTGGCCTTCAAGGAGCACCACAGCTTCAGCGGGTTCAAGCACGTGGTCGTGCCGGTGTTCGGCGTGATCGCCAATTTCACCTGCATGCTGTTCTATCTCATCGGGCCGCTGCCGGTGAACGGTTCGAGCCTGGTCCCGGGCATGAGCTGGAAGGAGCCTTACATCGCCCTGGGCGTCGTCGCCCTCTGGGGCGTCTGGGGCTTCGTCTATCTGCTGCGGCGCAGCAAGGCGGCTGGCAAGGCCGTCCTGCTATCCGCCCCGGTCCAGTCCCAGACCTGA
- a CDS encoding bifunctional protein-serine/threonine kinase/phosphatase, whose product MQVTHAQLSVAGPVRETNEDFISFWQHEEGEQVRTKGMAWILADGVGGESRGEVASQLAVTAALIAFQKALPATPAGVLQRTMFDAASRAVYDTAVATPEQGKMATTLTVSFFRDNVLHVAHVGDSRVYLVRNGKIRRLTTDHCYVALSVKFRVMHEHWAMTSPMRSVLTRSVGHEPIAKFDSNQETLVKGDIVVQCSDGLYAFVVDEEIGEIASHFPPQEACQRLIALAEKRQVDDNISVQIIRVDQTDLITYFRGIPLVHQNQPNPSNVSSELEPGNVLDERFEVTELISRSGMACIFKARDHQTQQVVALKVPLMQFESDVATFTRFQREEEIGRQLDHPYILKIIPVDKPKSRPYLVMEYLDGQTLDKVMEATKPLPEKEAAKIVSRVCEALEHMHQRNIVHRDLKPQNIMVCKDGSIRILDFGIAKAARMRRLTFAGFSPTMGTPDYMAPEQVNGRRGDHRTDIYSLGAILYEMVTGKVPFEGESPYVVMNIRTTGDPVAPRKLNPHLTPVMEEIVLHALARNPDERYESAAKMKAELDDYEIVPLTERFRNLQPVRPWKGRFRAMPLILFFVALQVIGFGLMLWYFTRHGKH is encoded by the coding sequence GTGCAAGTCACCCATGCGCAGCTCTCCGTGGCCGGCCCCGTTCGCGAAACGAACGAGGACTTCATCTCGTTCTGGCAGCACGAGGAAGGAGAACAGGTCCGGACCAAGGGCATGGCCTGGATCCTCGCGGATGGCGTGGGCGGGGAGAGCCGCGGGGAGGTGGCCAGCCAGCTGGCGGTGACGGCGGCGCTCATCGCCTTCCAGAAAGCGCTGCCCGCCACGCCGGCCGGCGTGCTGCAGCGGACGATGTTCGATGCGGCCAGCCGGGCGGTCTACGACACGGCCGTCGCCACGCCGGAGCAGGGCAAGATGGCGACCACGCTGACGGTCTCCTTTTTCCGCGACAATGTGCTGCATGTCGCGCATGTGGGCGACTCGCGCGTCTACCTCGTCCGCAACGGCAAGATCCGGCGGCTCACCACCGACCATTGCTACGTGGCCTTGTCGGTCAAATTCCGCGTCATGCACGAGCACTGGGCCATGACGAGCCCCATGCGTTCCGTGCTCACCCGCAGTGTCGGCCACGAGCCGATCGCAAAGTTCGACAGCAACCAGGAAACCCTGGTCAAGGGGGACATCGTGGTGCAATGCTCCGACGGGCTCTACGCCTTCGTGGTGGACGAGGAGATCGGCGAAATCGCGAGCCATTTCCCGCCGCAAGAGGCCTGCCAGCGCCTGATTGCGCTGGCTGAGAAACGGCAGGTTGACGATAACATCTCCGTCCAAATCATCCGCGTCGACCAGACCGACCTCATCACTTATTTCCGCGGCATCCCGCTCGTCCACCAAAACCAACCCAACCCCAGCAACGTGAGCAGTGAACTCGAACCGGGCAACGTCCTTGATGAGCGATTTGAGGTGACCGAGCTGATCAGCCGCAGCGGCATGGCCTGCATCTTCAAGGCGCGCGACCACCAGACCCAGCAGGTCGTGGCGCTGAAGGTCCCGCTGATGCAGTTCGAGAGCGACGTGGCGACCTTCACCCGGTTCCAACGCGAGGAGGAGATCGGCCGGCAGCTCGACCATCCCTATATCCTCAAGATCATCCCGGTCGACAAACCGAAGAGCCGTCCCTACCTGGTCATGGAGTATCTCGACGGGCAGACGCTGGACAAGGTGATGGAGGCCACCAAGCCCCTGCCGGAAAAGGAGGCCGCGAAGATCGTCAGCCGCGTCTGCGAGGCGCTCGAGCACATGCACCAGCGGAACATCGTGCACCGCGACCTGAAACCGCAGAACATCATGGTCTGCAAGGACGGCAGCATCCGCATCCTCGACTTCGGCATCGCCAAGGCCGCCCGGATGCGCCGGCTCACCTTTGCCGGATTCTCGCCGACCATGGGCACGCCGGACTACATGGCGCCCGAGCAGGTCAACGGCCGCCGCGGCGACCATCGCACCGACATCTACAGCCTGGGCGCGATCCTCTACGAGATGGTCACCGGCAAGGTGCCCTTCGAAGGCGAGAGCCCTTACGTGGTGATGAACATCCGGACCACCGGCGACCCCGTGGCGCCGCGCAAACTCAACCCGCATCTGACGCCCGTGATGGAGGAGATCGTCCTGCATGCGCTGGCGCGCAACCCCGACGAACGCTACGAAAGTGCGGCGAAAATGAAGGCCGAGCTCGACGACTACGAAATCGTTCCACTCACCGAGCGCTTCCGCAACCTTCAGCCCGTCCGGCCGTGGAAGGGCCGGTTCCGGGCCATGCCCCTGATCCTCTTTTTTGTCGCGTTACAGGTGATTGGATTCGGCCTGATGCTGTGGTATTTCACCCGACACGGAAAACATTGA